The Henckelia pumila isolate YLH828 chromosome 2, ASM3356847v2, whole genome shotgun sequence genome includes a window with the following:
- the LOC140883058 gene encoding uncharacterized protein isoform X2: protein MPFELKNRTPSSKASEIVAGLASASPASNEGSCCKENININKSETSKLNIEPLQMKRKKRGGGYNLRKSLAWDRAFFTEEGVLDPLELSMITGASCRQLPVIDEGAPGGSQSTTEPLDLQQLENYQLKLLKNEDLSEERRRDCFSAKAHLSSSKHASHKVSSHFGRKSVSRYGESPQPVPSSSLKRPATVNAGKAAAKELKLPKVPGSVTGFSSIRATKSSMLRVNHLKHNQITQPESKISLKSQKKKTATKQSSFRPTYDPGQNSDTSSANRCSSTNTSLQLGDNAYNSGSKNIAANVNSSSLSHSSESQDQSATFSAPFCEIAQNSGITHLSQNQNMKPSGLRMPSPSLSFFSQRKASVSNSLSSRDADIDACGSQKPGNSRLQDKMMRTPEIVNNTTESIKSNSKSICPRSRWFMPSTADDLGDALNIEETCDTLAEDNKFVDGQSDDLFDKKRNERTLSVENVDFLKVDYEIRPQIDNCELEIEGENFQVANHSCKVESQSRGSGWRNLETTAEDNNEIHKFDAEKAVDEPCEGRNIFNVSITNYNADFGTHLDDETDYKGQSSKMLQGGCKDTCKPDCSKSFMTLTDELKYPPSEIDKRCGETMERAIELVGLLQSQSSSCDEGAISEALGQRPANVRSSAFGSDQQDEKAGSIDVTDDKLQAGEAHMQDATFALPIPDSKNKVNLVPEVGDDIKESGKTLLTQDVSLRVELDSLRTDEYHTSDRLFSEKGTSFRKSQQEEIVETHPSVGLDRNDRNKLNDTNMDSHQTLVEKHDCNSDKVEVIEQTLTDREVDFVDNSSRLIHKTYNPDGIYVCKASCFELDIPSRERMQSEVSVIGSGDDGNYLRDDESEKVLLRDPANGNTSEVLYLENGTMDIDHCSSFPKTKDHEVSQNMYNEVTKPMPLIKDDCPMNREGSSLSPQEGGFHIDNHRNISDSRNMLAQPPETNQLNECCIERCEHFELPSARSEEEKIFCTNDGLHVKNRLQNQRTASDESLEDDSLSSIFATVAGSNVMHSGAVKNTSISANELSLKSGCCNISEGTDGQSCFVDAITDPASIKPFSDDNTVEIHQETINSIRELHPNLDHDKATSALATNNNKHGVGRNEKSHPCILPPSTIPFSDEWLAAIEAAGEQILTRKGGAVQNSPPDKLLPEPSPWSPVKKKNNHIGPFDCTKFSNNLQ, encoded by the exons ATGCCGTTCGAATTGAAGAATCGCACGCCATCAAGCA AGGCCTCGGAAATTGTTGCGGGTTTAGCAAGCGCAAGTCCTGCATCTAATGAAGGTAGCTGCTGCAAAGAGaacatcaatataaacaaatcCGAAACCTCGAAGCTCAATATAGAGCCCTTGCAGATGAAGAGGAAAAAAAGGGGAGGGGGTTATAACTTACGGAAGAGCCTGGCATGGGATAGAGCTTTCTTCACTGAGGAAG GTGTTTTGGATCCTCTGGAGCTCTCAATGATTACTGGTGCATCTTGTAGACAATTGCCAGTCATTGATGAAGGCGCTCCAGGTGGTTCCCAGTCCACAACTGAACCTCTTGATCTGCAACAACTTGAAaattatcaattaaaattaCTTAAAAATGAAGATTTGAGTGAAGAGAGAAGAAGAGATTGCTTTTCAGCAAAGGCCCATTTGTCTTCCTCTAAACAT GCTTCACACAAAGTTTCATCTCACTTTGGCCGCAAATCTGTGTCCAGATACGGTGAATCTCCTCAGCCTGTACCTTCATCATCAT taaaaagGCCAGCAACTGTGAATGCTGGCAAAGCTGCAGCCAAGGAATTAAAGCTGCCAAAAGTTCCTGGTTCAGTGACAGGCTTTAGTTCAATTCGTGCAACTAAGAGTTCCATGCTCAGAGTGAATCATCTGAAGCACAACCAGATTACTCAACCAG AATCAAAGATATCCTTGAAAAGTCAAAAGAAAAAAACTGCAACAAAACAAAGTTCGTTCCGACCAACTTACGATCCAGGACAAAATTCT GATACCTCATCAGCCAATAGATGTTCATCAACCAATACGAGTCTACAACTGGGTGACAATGCTTATAATTCTGGTTCAAAAAACATTGCAGCTAACGTGAATTCATCCAGCCTGTCTCATTCATCTGAGAGTCAAGATCAATCTGCAACTTTTTCTGCTCCCTTCTGTGAAATTGCTCAAAATAGTGGGATTACACATCTTTCCCAGAATCAAAACATGAAACCATCAGGTTTGCGAATGCCATCACCATCATTATCTTTCTTTAGTCAG CGTAAAGCTTCTGTGTCGAACAGCTTGTCTTCAAGAGATGCAGACATTGATGCTTGTGGGTCTCAAAAACCTGGAAATTCAAGGTTGCAAGACAAAATGATGAGAACACCGGAAATTGTTAATAACACCACAGAGAGCATAAAGAGCAATAGCAAATCCATATGCCCCAGATCGCGATGGTTTATGCCATCCACTGCCGATGATTTAGGTGATGCTTTGAATATCGAAGAAACTTGCGATACTCTCGCTGAAGATAATAAGTTTGTTGATGGACAAAGTGATGATCTTTTCGACAAAAAAAGAAATGAAAGAACTCTCTCCGTGGAGAATGTGGATTTCCTGAAGGTTGATTATGAAATTCGCCCACAAATTGACAATTGTGAACTGGAGATAGAAGGTGAGAATTTTCAGGTGGCTAACCACAGTTGCAAGGTAGAAAGTCAATCGCGCGGAAGTGGATGGAGAAATCTAGAAACAACAGCAGAAGATAACAATGAGATCCACAAATTTGATGCAGAAAAGGCTGTTGATGAACCATGTGAAGGACGAAATATATTCAATGTTTCCATCACAAATTATAATGCCGATTTTGGAACACATCTTGATGATGAAACTGATTACAAAGGGCAAAGTTCTAAGATGTTGCAAGGGGGCTGTAAAGATACCTGTAAGCCCGATTGTTCTAAGTCATTTATGACACTAACTGATGAGCTTAAGTATCCTCCCAGTGAGATTGATAAGAGATGTGGTGAGACCATGGAAAGAGCTATTGAGCTTGTTGGATTGTTGCAATCACAGAGCTCTAGCTGTGATGAAGGGGCAATCTCTGAAGCTTTGGGACAGAGACCAGCCAATGTCAGAAGTTCAGCTTTTGGGTCTGACCAACAGGATGAAAAAGCTGGTTCTATAGATGTAACAGATGATAAATTACAAGCCGGAGAGGCTCATATGCAGGACGCTACATTTGCATTACCTATTCCAGATTCCAAGAATAAGGTCAATCTTGTTCCTGAGGTTGGTGATGACATCAAAGAGAGTGGAAAAACTTTGTTGACTCAAGATGTCAGTCTTAGAGTTGAACTGGACTCACTAAGAACTGATGAATATCATACAAGTGATAGATTGTTTTCTGAGAAGGGAACAAGTTTTCGAAAGTCTCAGCAAGAAGAAATTGTTGAGACACATCCATCAGTTGGCCTGGACAGAAATGATAGAAACAAACTAAATGACACTAATATGGACAGCCATCAAACTCTGGTTGAAAAGCATGATTGCAATTCTGATAAAGTTGAAGTGATCGAACAAACACTTACAGATAGGGAGGTAGATTTTGTTGACAATTCCTCAAGATTAATCCACAAAACTTACAATCCGGAtggtatatatgtgtgtaaagCTAGCTGCTTTGAACTTGACATTCCTTCTAGGGAAAGAATGCAATCAGAGGTTTCTGTTATTGGGTCAGGGGATGATGGCAACTATTTGAGGGATGATGAATCAGAAAAAGTTTTGTTGCGTGATCCTGCGAATGGAAACACATCAGAGGTTCTTTACCTGGAGAATGGGACCATGGATATAGACCATTGCAGTTCATTTCCTAAAACCAAAGATCATGAAGTGTCCCAAAATATGTATAATGAGGTGACAAAGCCAATGCCATTGATCAAAGATGATTGTCCAATGAATCGGGAAGGTTCCAGCTTGTCACCACAGGAAGGTGGATTTCACATAGATAACCATAGAAATATCTCTGATTCAAGGAATATGCTTGCGCAGCCACCAGAGACAAATCAGTTAAATGAATGCTGCATTGAACGTTGCGAGCATTTTGAATTGCCAAGTGCTAGAAGTGAAGAGGAAAAAATATTCTGTACTAATGATGGATTGCATGTAAAAAATCGCTTGCAAAATCAAAGAACTGCTTCTGATGAGTCCCTTGAAGATGATTCATTGAGCAGTATATTTGCGACTGTTGCTGGGTCAAATGTCATGCATTCTGGTGCTGTGAAAAACACCAGTATTTCTGCTAATGAATTATCCTTAAAATCTGGATGTTGCAATATTTCTGAAGGAACTGATGGTCAGTCATGTTTTGTGGATGCAATAACAGATCCTGCAAGCATCAAACCTTTTTCAGATGACAATACCGTTGAAATTCACCAAGAAACTATTAATTCTATTCGTGAATTACATCCTAACTTGGACCATGATAAGGCTACATCTGCATTAGCAACAAA CAACAATAAGCATGGGGTTGGCCGTAACGAAAAAAGTCATCCATGTATTCTTCCACCAAGTACTATTCCATTTTCTGACGAATGGTTGGCTGCCATTGAAGCTGCAGGAGAG CAAATCCTCACCAGGAAGGGTGGGGCTGTACAAAATTCACCCCCCGATAAACTTCTACCTGAGCCAAGTCCATGGTCTCCG GTCAAAAAGAAAAACAATCACATCGGACCATTTGACTGCACAAAATTCAGCAACAATCTGCAGTGA
- the LOC140883058 gene encoding uncharacterized protein isoform X1 — MPFELKNRTPSSKASEIVAGLASASPASNEGSCCKENININKSETSKLNIEPLQMKRKKRGGGYNLRKSLAWDRAFFTEEGVLDPLELSMITGASCRQLPVIDEGAPGGSQSTTEPLDLQQLENYQLKLLKNEDLSEERRRDCFSAKAHLSSSKHVISTSMASHKVSSHFGRKSVSRYGESPQPVPSSSLKRPATVNAGKAAAKELKLPKVPGSVTGFSSIRATKSSMLRVNHLKHNQITQPESKISLKSQKKKTATKQSSFRPTYDPGQNSDTSSANRCSSTNTSLQLGDNAYNSGSKNIAANVNSSSLSHSSESQDQSATFSAPFCEIAQNSGITHLSQNQNMKPSGLRMPSPSLSFFSQRKASVSNSLSSRDADIDACGSQKPGNSRLQDKMMRTPEIVNNTTESIKSNSKSICPRSRWFMPSTADDLGDALNIEETCDTLAEDNKFVDGQSDDLFDKKRNERTLSVENVDFLKVDYEIRPQIDNCELEIEGENFQVANHSCKVESQSRGSGWRNLETTAEDNNEIHKFDAEKAVDEPCEGRNIFNVSITNYNADFGTHLDDETDYKGQSSKMLQGGCKDTCKPDCSKSFMTLTDELKYPPSEIDKRCGETMERAIELVGLLQSQSSSCDEGAISEALGQRPANVRSSAFGSDQQDEKAGSIDVTDDKLQAGEAHMQDATFALPIPDSKNKVNLVPEVGDDIKESGKTLLTQDVSLRVELDSLRTDEYHTSDRLFSEKGTSFRKSQQEEIVETHPSVGLDRNDRNKLNDTNMDSHQTLVEKHDCNSDKVEVIEQTLTDREVDFVDNSSRLIHKTYNPDGIYVCKASCFELDIPSRERMQSEVSVIGSGDDGNYLRDDESEKVLLRDPANGNTSEVLYLENGTMDIDHCSSFPKTKDHEVSQNMYNEVTKPMPLIKDDCPMNREGSSLSPQEGGFHIDNHRNISDSRNMLAQPPETNQLNECCIERCEHFELPSARSEEEKIFCTNDGLHVKNRLQNQRTASDESLEDDSLSSIFATVAGSNVMHSGAVKNTSISANELSLKSGCCNISEGTDGQSCFVDAITDPASIKPFSDDNTVEIHQETINSIRELHPNLDHDKATSALATNNNKHGVGRNEKSHPCILPPSTIPFSDEWLAAIEAAGEQILTRKGGAVQNSPPDKLLPEPSPWSPVKKKNNHIGPFDCTKFSNNLQ, encoded by the exons ATGCCGTTCGAATTGAAGAATCGCACGCCATCAAGCA AGGCCTCGGAAATTGTTGCGGGTTTAGCAAGCGCAAGTCCTGCATCTAATGAAGGTAGCTGCTGCAAAGAGaacatcaatataaacaaatcCGAAACCTCGAAGCTCAATATAGAGCCCTTGCAGATGAAGAGGAAAAAAAGGGGAGGGGGTTATAACTTACGGAAGAGCCTGGCATGGGATAGAGCTTTCTTCACTGAGGAAG GTGTTTTGGATCCTCTGGAGCTCTCAATGATTACTGGTGCATCTTGTAGACAATTGCCAGTCATTGATGAAGGCGCTCCAGGTGGTTCCCAGTCCACAACTGAACCTCTTGATCTGCAACAACTTGAAaattatcaattaaaattaCTTAAAAATGAAGATTTGAGTGAAGAGAGAAGAAGAGATTGCTTTTCAGCAAAGGCCCATTTGTCTTCCTCTAAACATGTGATATCAACTTCTATG GCTTCACACAAAGTTTCATCTCACTTTGGCCGCAAATCTGTGTCCAGATACGGTGAATCTCCTCAGCCTGTACCTTCATCATCAT taaaaagGCCAGCAACTGTGAATGCTGGCAAAGCTGCAGCCAAGGAATTAAAGCTGCCAAAAGTTCCTGGTTCAGTGACAGGCTTTAGTTCAATTCGTGCAACTAAGAGTTCCATGCTCAGAGTGAATCATCTGAAGCACAACCAGATTACTCAACCAG AATCAAAGATATCCTTGAAAAGTCAAAAGAAAAAAACTGCAACAAAACAAAGTTCGTTCCGACCAACTTACGATCCAGGACAAAATTCT GATACCTCATCAGCCAATAGATGTTCATCAACCAATACGAGTCTACAACTGGGTGACAATGCTTATAATTCTGGTTCAAAAAACATTGCAGCTAACGTGAATTCATCCAGCCTGTCTCATTCATCTGAGAGTCAAGATCAATCTGCAACTTTTTCTGCTCCCTTCTGTGAAATTGCTCAAAATAGTGGGATTACACATCTTTCCCAGAATCAAAACATGAAACCATCAGGTTTGCGAATGCCATCACCATCATTATCTTTCTTTAGTCAG CGTAAAGCTTCTGTGTCGAACAGCTTGTCTTCAAGAGATGCAGACATTGATGCTTGTGGGTCTCAAAAACCTGGAAATTCAAGGTTGCAAGACAAAATGATGAGAACACCGGAAATTGTTAATAACACCACAGAGAGCATAAAGAGCAATAGCAAATCCATATGCCCCAGATCGCGATGGTTTATGCCATCCACTGCCGATGATTTAGGTGATGCTTTGAATATCGAAGAAACTTGCGATACTCTCGCTGAAGATAATAAGTTTGTTGATGGACAAAGTGATGATCTTTTCGACAAAAAAAGAAATGAAAGAACTCTCTCCGTGGAGAATGTGGATTTCCTGAAGGTTGATTATGAAATTCGCCCACAAATTGACAATTGTGAACTGGAGATAGAAGGTGAGAATTTTCAGGTGGCTAACCACAGTTGCAAGGTAGAAAGTCAATCGCGCGGAAGTGGATGGAGAAATCTAGAAACAACAGCAGAAGATAACAATGAGATCCACAAATTTGATGCAGAAAAGGCTGTTGATGAACCATGTGAAGGACGAAATATATTCAATGTTTCCATCACAAATTATAATGCCGATTTTGGAACACATCTTGATGATGAAACTGATTACAAAGGGCAAAGTTCTAAGATGTTGCAAGGGGGCTGTAAAGATACCTGTAAGCCCGATTGTTCTAAGTCATTTATGACACTAACTGATGAGCTTAAGTATCCTCCCAGTGAGATTGATAAGAGATGTGGTGAGACCATGGAAAGAGCTATTGAGCTTGTTGGATTGTTGCAATCACAGAGCTCTAGCTGTGATGAAGGGGCAATCTCTGAAGCTTTGGGACAGAGACCAGCCAATGTCAGAAGTTCAGCTTTTGGGTCTGACCAACAGGATGAAAAAGCTGGTTCTATAGATGTAACAGATGATAAATTACAAGCCGGAGAGGCTCATATGCAGGACGCTACATTTGCATTACCTATTCCAGATTCCAAGAATAAGGTCAATCTTGTTCCTGAGGTTGGTGATGACATCAAAGAGAGTGGAAAAACTTTGTTGACTCAAGATGTCAGTCTTAGAGTTGAACTGGACTCACTAAGAACTGATGAATATCATACAAGTGATAGATTGTTTTCTGAGAAGGGAACAAGTTTTCGAAAGTCTCAGCAAGAAGAAATTGTTGAGACACATCCATCAGTTGGCCTGGACAGAAATGATAGAAACAAACTAAATGACACTAATATGGACAGCCATCAAACTCTGGTTGAAAAGCATGATTGCAATTCTGATAAAGTTGAAGTGATCGAACAAACACTTACAGATAGGGAGGTAGATTTTGTTGACAATTCCTCAAGATTAATCCACAAAACTTACAATCCGGAtggtatatatgtgtgtaaagCTAGCTGCTTTGAACTTGACATTCCTTCTAGGGAAAGAATGCAATCAGAGGTTTCTGTTATTGGGTCAGGGGATGATGGCAACTATTTGAGGGATGATGAATCAGAAAAAGTTTTGTTGCGTGATCCTGCGAATGGAAACACATCAGAGGTTCTTTACCTGGAGAATGGGACCATGGATATAGACCATTGCAGTTCATTTCCTAAAACCAAAGATCATGAAGTGTCCCAAAATATGTATAATGAGGTGACAAAGCCAATGCCATTGATCAAAGATGATTGTCCAATGAATCGGGAAGGTTCCAGCTTGTCACCACAGGAAGGTGGATTTCACATAGATAACCATAGAAATATCTCTGATTCAAGGAATATGCTTGCGCAGCCACCAGAGACAAATCAGTTAAATGAATGCTGCATTGAACGTTGCGAGCATTTTGAATTGCCAAGTGCTAGAAGTGAAGAGGAAAAAATATTCTGTACTAATGATGGATTGCATGTAAAAAATCGCTTGCAAAATCAAAGAACTGCTTCTGATGAGTCCCTTGAAGATGATTCATTGAGCAGTATATTTGCGACTGTTGCTGGGTCAAATGTCATGCATTCTGGTGCTGTGAAAAACACCAGTATTTCTGCTAATGAATTATCCTTAAAATCTGGATGTTGCAATATTTCTGAAGGAACTGATGGTCAGTCATGTTTTGTGGATGCAATAACAGATCCTGCAAGCATCAAACCTTTTTCAGATGACAATACCGTTGAAATTCACCAAGAAACTATTAATTCTATTCGTGAATTACATCCTAACTTGGACCATGATAAGGCTACATCTGCATTAGCAACAAA CAACAATAAGCATGGGGTTGGCCGTAACGAAAAAAGTCATCCATGTATTCTTCCACCAAGTACTATTCCATTTTCTGACGAATGGTTGGCTGCCATTGAAGCTGCAGGAGAG CAAATCCTCACCAGGAAGGGTGGGGCTGTACAAAATTCACCCCCCGATAAACTTCTACCTGAGCCAAGTCCATGGTCTCCG GTCAAAAAGAAAAACAATCACATCGGACCATTTGACTGCACAAAATTCAGCAACAATCTGCAGTGA